DNA from Neovison vison isolate M4711 chromosome 12, ASM_NN_V1, whole genome shotgun sequence:
CACAACACTGTGGTTTTTTGCCAGGGGAAGGGGATGCCAGCTAAGGGGGGTACTTTCCAGGCTGTTGGGAGCCTGGGCCCCCTTAATTCCATGAGCACTGCTGCTTGGAGGCCTatagtggcaggcagggggaggggacacCGGAAGCCCACCCCATTCCTTGCTCCAGGGTCGTGACCCATGGCCCgcgccacccccacccaccccaggccaCGAGCCCCCTGTGGCGGTTAGACAGACCCCACCATTGTGTTAGCGGCTTCCAGGTACCCAGGCAGGCAGCGCTATGCGGCCcagaaccctgcttctccttctcctcctactcttgggcctgggcctgggcctggccctgaGTCAAGGCTTCCTTCCACGGCCTACGTCTCCTGGCAGGGACCTGACTGCCATCCCTGACTCCCGGGCGACCGCCACACCAGAGTCCGGACTCCGCCGCCCGGATCCCGCCTcggcccgccgccccccgccAGCCGCCCGGACTCGCGGCCCAGCCCTCGGAGACGCGGCCGCGCTGCGCGCTTGGAGGGCCGCCCCGGGCCTCGGGGAGCCGGCCGGCAGCGCCCGCGTCCACCTGCGGCCCCGCGCGGCCCCTGGCGGCGGCGTGATCCTGGCCGGTGGCGgccgcctctgcctgccccgcGGCCCCGCGCGCCCGCTCTGTGTCCTGCTGCGCGTCCTGCTGCGCGCGCGCCTGGCCGCCGCGCCCGCGCTCGTGCACCTGCGGCTGTCTGTGCGCCGCGGCCGGCTGTCCCTGCTGTGGCGCACCGCGCTGCCCCGCGCGCTCGGGCGCCCGGAGTGGACCTTCTGGCTCGTGCCGCTGCGGCCCGCCGGCCCTCGGCGCCCCCGCCGCTCCACCTCCGACCTGCCGGCCGCAAGGCCTCGCCCCTCCGCGGGCTTCGTGGCCCAAACGCAGTGTCCCACGGATGGGCCCACGCCTGTTGTCCTGGAAGCTCTCACCTCGGATGGGCCTCAAGCCATCCAGTCTTCCGTGTCCTGCCAGGTATCCCCAGAGGTGCCCTGTGAGATCACCATGGTGAAGATCAACAGGAACAAAGATGGTGAACCCTTGGTGCTGACCAGGAAGTCGGAGGCTACCCTCAGTGTATCCATTAAGCACAACTGCCCTAACACCACCTCAATTGTTCCAGAGTGGGACGTCTTTCCCGTGCGCTCCGGAAACATCCCGGACTGGAGTGCACCTCTGAAAACACGGGACACCAGACTTGGAATATCTCCACTACATTTGGAAATCCGCCCCAAAACCTTATCTTTCGGGTTGTATGCTTTCAGATTCACACTCAACATCTTCGATGCAAAAACAAAGATACTTAAGACAAAAGGCTCAGATTTCATCTATGTCAACATCACTAGAAGTAATCTATTGGCAGTTATTCCTGGCAATTCCAACGTAGTAATGAAATTCACAGAGAAGCTGATAATGGAAGGAAAGGCGTCCTCTGATGGAGATTCGGACAACCCATCCGAGGGAGTGCTTTTTTCTTGGTACTGTACCACCGATCCGAAAAACTACCAGGGACATAGAATCACAGTGATGAGCAAGAGCGTCTGCTCCCCAAAGCAGACTGATCTGAACTGGAAGGAGGCCTCTGGCTCTACCCTCACACTTCAGCCAAAAACACTGAGAGGTGGAGGTGTCTATATCTTCAGAATGGTGATCCGGAAGGGTGCTAGGAGAGGCCATGTTGATAAAAAGGTACAGGTGCTCAAAGGACCAGACCCCGGAGCATACATCTCGTGTATTGAAAATTGTGATGCCGTTTTGGGTATTTCAGccagattttctttgtttctcaatTGCACAACTGGTTCAACAAGCCAGGATGCGTATAAATGGTCGATTCTGTCATCTCTAGGGGATGAGGTAAACTTTGATTGGGCGAAACACACCACAACAGGGAGGAATGGGGCTCATTTGTCTATAAAAGCTTTTGCTTTGAAGGATTTTCCTGAAGCTAAGTTTTGGGCTTCTGTGCATCTAGCAACTTGGAGTGGGCATGACGTGGACTTGAAGCACCCGTTTGTTATCAACAATGTCCCTGAAACCGGAGAGTGCAGCATTAATCCAGCCACAGGAGTTTCCTTTGTTACCAGGTTTGTTATCCGATGCGATAATTTTAAGGATAAGAACATCCCACTTACATACAAAATGGTAGTCTCTGATTTGTATGGTTTTGGTCAGATCAGTTCTATACAAGAGAACACCTTGGGGGCCATCCTGTATTTGGGGAATGAGCCCACATcgcccccttcctttctccctgtggGTGTGTTGGCTAATCGTTATGCCATGAAGATATCTGTTCAGGTGTATGACTCTCTAGGAGCTTTTTCTCAGGCAACTTTGTATGCGACCGTACATGCCCCTACAGATAAAATCTCAGCGAAGGGCGTGCTCGATCGCTTATTCAATTTCACCATGGGACCAAATTCATCGCTTTCTACTTTGCTTGACAGCCAGGAATTTCTACCTGCAGGCTATTTAATATATATAGCAGCTTCTGTTTTGAATAACATGAAACCTGAATTAAGTTTGGAAGCTGACAAAGCCAGACTCCGGGAATACCTTGTCAACCAGACTTTCATTCTTCCCAATAGCACTTTGGTGGAAATTAGCCAGGTAGTCATGAGTGTTACTAAATTAACCCAGACGACCGCCGGATTCACTCGAATGGCTCAGAAACTGGCCACAGTGAGGATTTGGTTAGCAAATCGAGCCCTACAGCAGTCTCGACAGAAGGATTCACACGTTCGCTCTGAACAAATAGAAACTGTGAGCACTGGGATATTAACAACTTTGTCTAATATCTTGAAACTGACTGTTAGCTATGAAGTGGTTGATGAGCCTTTCTACGTGTTGGAATCACTAGCAGACACAGTACTGGAGGGTAAAGTACCAGGGAACGAGACCACCGCAATGACGGCCTCCAGCCTTAACGTGTATGTCAGGAAAACTGAAAGGTGGGATGTTACCGATATCTTTGAGAATGAGAAAAGTAGTCGCAATTATTTTCATCCGACGCTAAATGTGAGCAATATTCCTAGTTTACCTGAAAACGCCCCGATTTCCACCATGTTTTGTGAGTTTGCAGATGATCCCTTTCCTTGGATGAATGATCAGGAAAGCTGTTCGGCAGAGGTGGTTGGATTCAGGATGACAGGAACCACACCTGACGGCGACGTGGTCGAGATCATGCCTGATGTAGCAGAAGTGTACATCGCCAGAAAAAACTTGAGCTTTGCATCTTTTAACCTCACAGTGGGACCAGAGAGTGAGACCGAGGGAGCTGATGAGTCCTTGAAAAGGACAACAGGGAAGTTTAGGGTTGAGGTGGACAGCAGTGTAGTGAAGGAGTTGCTGGTCCACATTGTGACCGAAGTGACTGTGTTGTTCACGGTGTTGGTGTACGCCGGCAATAAAATTACCCCCACTGCTCTGGTTGCCACATTCTTTGTGCCTCATGATATCCCACCCATGGCCACCCATAGTGACCTATTCGGCCCAGCCTGTGCCGTTAGGGAGGCCCGCGTGGTTTGCCTTCCAGCATCCCTGCTGCAAGTCATAGCTAAGCGAGGCGGCTCTTCTGAGTGCACGTTGGTCATAGCTCTGCAGGCACCTCGTTTTGTCATGGCAGCCAATGATAAGCTCGTGAGAATCGCTCTTTTCAGCGCTCACTGCCTAGACATGTATGGGATCCAGAGCGACTGGAGAGAAGATACCTGTGTTCTCGGAGAGAGGACCACGTGGCGAAGAGTGCACTGCATCTGCCAAAGCACAAGGAGGGTCCGGCGGCAGCTGGATCTAATAAAACAAGCCAGCCGGCACCTGCAAACCCACTTTTTAACAACCAAATTGATTGTGATTCCTAATGCTGTGGATCTAAGGTTGGAGGTCATCAAGAACGTTACCCACAACCCTGTGACGCTCTTCACTGTACTGTTCATTACGATGATGTACATAATCCTAGCTTTCTGGGCTTTGCTGATGGATGGGAGGGATCGGTATCTTCGGCTACATGTGATAATTCTACTTGATAATGATCCTTATGATAAGGTGTGTTACCTCGTGACTGTTTTTACAGGAAGCCGGTGTGGGGCCGGGACCAGGGCTGACGTCTTCATGCAACTTATGGGAACAGAAGGTGCCAGCGATGTGCATTGTCTGAGCCATCCGCATTTTACAACCCTCTACCGGGGAGGCATCAACACTTTTCTCCTAACCACGAAAAGGGACTTGGGGGACATCCATTCCATTCGTGTGTGGCACAACAATGAGGGCAAGTCCCCCAGCTGGTATCTAAGCAGAGTCAAGGTAGAAAATCTGTTCAGTCGACACATCTGGCTGTTTTTATGCCGAGAATGGCTTTGTATTGACACCTCCTTGGACAGAACATTTCGTGTTACCGACCCAGACCAGTCTATCGACAGAAAGGACTATTTCTTGATAGAATCAGCTTACAGGATGGGGAGAGATCACACGTGGTTCTCTATTTTCTCCAACAATAGTTCTAAGACATTCAGCAGGCTGCAGAGACTGTCCTGCTGTTTGGCAATGCTGATGGCCTCCCTTCTGTGTAATATTATGTTCTTTAATCTCGACAGACCAGAAAAATTGGATTCAGGAGAAGGGAACTACGTCAGGTCAATGATGATAGGACTGGAAAGTGTGTTAATTACGCTGCCTCTGCAAATAttgatcatttttctcttcacCTACTCCCAGAGGGAACTTCGTGTGACTCTAGAAAAGGTATCTCCCCGGAAGGCTTCTTCCATGGAGCTAGAGAATTTATACTGGGAGGAATTTCTGAGAAGATGGTATGCCCGTGAGTCTGGGGACTCATCCACCAAGGGGGCTTTGGAGCCTCCAACTGGGAAAAGGCCTGGACTTCAAAAGACTGCCCAGGCGCTGTCTGTGACACGGCAGCAGCCTaagaagaaagagagcagggacTCAAGCACCCAGGAAACAAATATTAATGCCAGTAACGCAAACACAAATAACAATCAAAATGTTCCTTCCGGAGTGCCGCCATCCCCTGCGGGTCCCACTCTGGAACTCAAGGAGAAGAGCAGTTTCGTTCTGCCCTCGTGGTGCCTTCATATAGCGTGGGTTCTGGTGTTCGCCACGTCCATTATATCTTCGTTCTTCATCATATTTTATGGGCTGACCTATGGCTATGAAAAGTCAATGGACTGGCTCTTCGCATCGTTTTGTTCATTCTGTCTGTCCATTTTTCTGGTGCAAACGTGTAAAATTATACTTCTGTCAGGCTTCAGATCAAGTTCGCCCAAGTATTGTAAAAACCTTTCATGGGAAAGCCAGTTCCGCTACACTGAGATCGAGCTACAGAGCACACTGAGCCCAGAAGAAATGGGAAGGCGACAAGAGCAGATCATGGAGATCCAAAGATCGAGGATGTACCAGCCCCTCACCGAAGACGAAATCCTAATATTCAAGAGGAAGAAGGCAATTAAGAGAAGGGCTTTCCTGTTCCTGTGTTACGTTCTGACTCACTTCATCTTTCTAGCCCTCCTGTTGAGCCTCGTCGCCCTCCTGCGTCACACGGACAGCTTTTACTATAACCAGTTTGTTCGCGATCGGTTCTCTGTGGATCTCGGCTCGGTGACCAAGCTGGAGGACATCTACAGGTGGCTGAACAGCGTGCTGGTGCCCCTGGTCCACAACGACCCGAATCCAGCCATTCTGCCCGACAGCTCCTCTAAAATCCTGGGGCTTCCACTGCTGAGGCAGGTGAGGGCAAGACCTGGCGATAAACTCTGCCTGCCTGCCGACTTTGCCCAGACCAGCATGGGAAGAGAAATCCATTGTCATCCCAGCTATGGCACTGACCCGGAAGACACCAGAAGCTACTCTGGCCTTTGGAACAAAGTTCTCAAGAGGCCTGAGGATAAGAATACCGATGGGTTTACTTACAAGCCTCCAGAGAAGATCTGGGGGTACGTCTCCCACGGACTCTTACACACCTACGGGTCGGGAGGCTATGCGTTCTATTTTTTCCCAGAGCAGCAGCCTTTTAATTCCACCGTGAGGCTCAGGGAACTCCAGAGCAGCGAGTGGCTTGATGAGCAGACGTGGGCCGTGATTCTGGAGCTGACCACCTTCAACCCAGACGTCAGTCTGTTCTGTAGCATTTCTGTCGTTTTCGAGGCGTCTCAGTTAGGAGTTGTGAACACGAGCCTATCCGTGCACTCCTTCTCGCTTGCTGATTTCGACAGGGAGACTTCCGCCGAAATCTACTTGTATGTGgccattctcattttctttttagcctATGTGGTCGATGAGGGTTATATCATCATGCAAGAAAGGGCCTCGTACGTGAGAAGTGTGTATAATCTGCTCAACTTTGCTCTGAAATGCATATTTACTGTGCTGATTGTGCTCTTCTTTAGGAAGCACTTCTTGGCCACTGGCATAATTCGCTTTTACTTGTCGCACCCTGAGGATTTCATTCCGTTTCATGCGGTTTCTCAAGTAGATCACGCCATGAGGATCATTTTGGGTTTCCTGTTATTTCTGACCATTTTGAAGACCCTCAGGTATTCCAGAATCTTCTATGACGTGCGCCTGGCTCAGAGGGCCATTCAAGCGGCCCTTCCTGGCATCTGCCACATTACCCTGGTGGTGTCCATGTACTTCTTTGTGTTCATGGTCATTGGCTCCCTGGTGTTTGGTCAACACGAGTGGAACTACAGTAACCTGATTCATGCTACACAGACGATATTCTTCTATTGTGTTCCAGCCTTTCAGAACACCGAGTTCTCCAACAACAGGGTACTGGGGATCTTGTTCCTCTCTTGTTTTGTGTTGGTTATGATCTGTGTATTGATCAACTTATTTCGGGCAGTGATTTTGTCTACCTATAAGAAAATGAAGCAGCCCGTGTATGAGGAACCATCAGACGAAGCGGAAGCAATGACCTATCTGTGTCGCAAGCTAAGAGCAATGTTTAGGTTTCTGACCTTCCAACCCAGGGACGAAGATGAACCAGAGTTCTTTGTCAACATGCTGTATGGGCAGCCAGAGAAGAACAGCCGGCGGTATCTGGGGCTGAAGACCAGAAACATCAAGGGGAAGAAAATGGTTTATCTTGTTGTGTGATGAGTGACAGGGTCAAGACCCACAGGCaagacccccacccctgccccggtGCTGGTTCTTGGATGTAAGGAATGTTCAATGGCTCAGCAGTGCTCTCCTCTCGTGTCCTGCCCAATGCACACCCCTACATTCAGAAGTGTCTCCCTCCACCTTTGGCCTCTACTCCTGAGTGTTGGGGTGTAGGGCAGGTCTCCAGCGTGGGAGCCAGGGCCGATGTCCCTCTAGAGGGGAACTGGTGTTCTTGGAGCCCACAGCAGTTTAGAGTTGTAGAGACCCggagttgggggagagagagctATAGGGTCCCCACCCTACTCATCTAAGGCAGAAACTTCTCTTGCTGCAACTGATTCCTCCAGGGTTGGGAGCCAAGAGTTTGTAGGTCACCCTGTGCCTCGGGTGGTTTCCTTGGCAAACCCGTCTCAACACCCGCCCACGGCTCAACATCTAGGTGGGCCAGGGTTGGAGGGACCATGTGATCAGGATGATCAGGATGATCAGGATCTTTCTTCCTACTTTTGAATTAGGGATGGGACCTTAAGGTCAGGAGTTTGACCTTTCCATCTACTCCTGAGGGCTACTGCCAGTTAAAgctataaaatgtaataatattttgTGGCCATTAGACATGAATTTTGTTCAACAGCGAAAagatgtgtgtttatgtgtgtgtgtgtgtgtgtgtgtgtatgtgtgtgtgtgtttgtctgtctgGGGCAGTGGGCTCACACCAAAAGACAGTAGTATTCTCTATATTGACTGTAAGAATTTGTCCATCCAGGTCTTGGTCTTTGGGTAATTTACAAGGGGTGGATTACTgcagaataataaagaaaatgtggttcattGTTTAAGAGCAATATGGCTCGCAACTCTTACAGTTCTGCTCAGAAGCATGTTCATTGATGTAGATGCCACTTTAAGCTTTATTGGAATTAAATGTGAGATTGTTCCTGGGAGACTTGCCGTGATTTCTGTGTGAGGGGTGTATGTACAGGTGGatcctgccttccccatggaGAGCCAGTGAAGGGGTCAACCCAAGCACCTGGGAACAACTTTGTCCCAAGCCCTTGTTACTCACTCAGTGGCCCTGTGGTCGTGAGCTGTGCTGGAATGGCTCCCAGACACGCACATGTGCTTTCCATGCCACTCACACAAGAGTGCCTGAAGGTCAGAtttggattttcttctctttcttaagatatattattgatttgaaagagagagagagagaaagggcagagggagaagcagaatcggTGTTGAGCACGGAGCAGAAAGAaggcctagatcccaggatggatcatgacctgagtggaagacagagattaactgactgagccacccacatgcccttcTCTTTTTATCTGTAAACATGTGCTTTCTTTGGGAATCCACtgaaaaaatactttgagatatTGCTAATGCTTTGGATTGGTTTTCTTCTTATATTACAAGTGGCAGGGAGCTCAGAttcaaaattaactttattttctgcCAAAGACCATGGTTTGCTCTTACAGTATTTCCCATAGTTCTTAGTCCTTGTCCTAACTTGTGTAGCCTTTCTTTGGGCTTGAACACTATTCTAGAGACAAGGTCATGTATCTGAGTGGTTATCAGTCGTACATGAAAAGCTTCATCCAGATGGTCCATCTGTGGGCAGACACagaaaatatggaatattttataaGTCCGCAGTATATAATCGTGGCTGTGATCCAAGGAATGTTCTTGCTGGAAGCACCCAAAGATCCTATCAGCTAGTAAGAAAATCAGAGTGTTGCCTCAGCTCCCCTCGGTCCACGTCCCGGAACCGGTGTTATTCCCAGGATTACAAAAATGCCTTGTATCTTCCTTAATTCTCAATTGCCCAAAGGAGGAAGGCCCAGTCCCCAGGCCTTTTGGCTTCAGGGGCAGCACGGTGCTTGGCATTCGTAAGGGCCGAGGGGCCTGGAGATGAGTGCGTTGGGGAGGCACGAGGGAAGAGCATGTCTGACTGGGGCATGGGACCCTGCGGCCCAGAAGGTCCTCTGGAAGCTGGGGCAGGGCAGGTTCCGGAGGGCCGGGTCACTGGGGCTCAGATCACCAAGGGTGCCATGGATCACAGCATCATTGCTTTAAAGTGTCCATGGGGAAGGACAGGGCTCCTTTTGTACCTATCTCGTCTGTTGCCTGGGGTGCACACAGACCCTGCTGCCTGTGGCCCTGGCCCAGGCCTGGGGACTCCTGTCCCAAAGTGtgtgttgtgggggtgggggagtggtgaGAGGGGACAGGGAGTCAGCAGGCTAGGAGCATGATCTCCGAGTTCCTCTTCCTCATCTTCAGCTTCTCTGACCCATCAGGCCACACTGTGTCTTTCCTGAATCCcctctttccttggcttccaGGACACCACACCCTCCTACTCTCCGTCTTGACCCACTGCCTGTCTCGGTCCGCCTCTCCTCTAAGTACCGGAGACAACCAGAGtctgtctccttctccagctGGGCCTCTACCCTACATGCCTCAGATGACCCCAATATGAGTTTTCAGCCCCAACATTTCCTGTTGTCTTAGCTCAGACTGATAAAACAAAATACCTCGTTGTGGGGGGCGGAGTGGGGGCTCTGTCTGAACAGCAAGGATTTATTTCTCACACCTCTGGAGCCCCACGGCCAGGCTCAGGGTGTCAGCGTGATCGGTTCTCAGTAAGGGCCATCTCCCttccttgcagatggctgccttcttctgTCCTGACAATGGCCTATCCTTCAGGGTGGTGCACTCAGAGAGAgaggataagaaaagaaaaccctattACATGTTGC
Protein-coding regions in this window:
- the LOC122892311 gene encoding polycystic kidney disease and receptor for egg jelly-related protein-like translates to MISEFLFLIFSFSDPSGHTVSFLNPLFPWLPGHHTLLLSILTHCLSRDLTAIPDSRATATPESGLRRPDPASARRPPPAARTRGPALGDAAALRAWRAAPGLGEPAGSARVHLRPRAAPGGGVILAGGGRLCLPRGPARPLCVLLRVLLRARLAAAPALVHLRLSVRRGRLSLLWRTALPRALGRPEWTFWLVPLRPAGPRRPRRSTSDLPAARPRPSAGFVAQTQCPTDGPTPVVLEALTSDGPQAIQSSVSCQVSPEVPCEITMVKINRNKDGEPLVLTRKSEATLSVSIKHNCPNTTSIVPEWDVFPVRSGNIPDWSAPLKTRDTRLGISPLHLEIRPKTLSFGLYAFRFTLNIFDAKTKILKTKGSDFIYVNITRSNLLAVIPGNSNVVMKFTEKLIMEGKASSDGDSDNPSEGVLFSWYCTTDPKNYQGHRITVMSKSVCSPKQTDLNWKEASGSTLTLQPKTLRGGGVYIFRMVIRKGARRGHVDKKVQVLKGPDPGAYISCIENCDAVLGISARFSLFLNCTTGSTSQDAYKWSILSSLGDEVNFDWAKHTTTGRNGAHLSIKAFALKDFPEAKFWASVHLATWSGHDVDLKHPFVINNVPETGECSINPATGVSFVTRFVIRCDNFKDKNIPLTYKMVVSDLYGFGQISSIQENTLGAILYLGNEPTSPPSFLPVGVLANRYAMKISVQVYDSLGAFSQATLYATVHAPTDKISAKGVLDRLFNFTMGPNSSLSTLLDSQEFLPAGYLIYIAASVLNNMKPELSLEADKARLREYLVNQTFILPNSTLVEISQVVMSVTKLTQTTAGFTRMAQKLATVRIWLANRALQQSRQKDSHVRSEQIETVSTGILTTLSNILKLTVSYEVVDEPFYVLESLADTVLEGKVPGNETTAMTASSLNVYVRKTERWDVTDIFENEKSSRNYFHPTLNVSNIPSLPENAPISTMFCEFADDPFPWMNDQESCSAEVVGFRMTGTTPDGDVVEIMPDVAEVYIARKNLSFASFNLTVGPESETEGADESLKRTTGKFRVEVDSSVVKELLVHIVTEVTVLFTVLVYAGNKITPTALVATFFVPHDIPPMATHSDLFGPACAVREARVVCLPASLLQVIAKRGGSSECTLVIALQAPRFVMAANDKLVRIALFSAHCLDMYGIQSDWREDTCVLGERTTWRRVHCICQSTRRVRRQLDLIKQASRHLQTHFLTTKLIVIPNAVDLRLEVIKNVTHNPVTLFTVLFITMMYIILAFWALLMDGRDRYLRLHVIILLDNDPYDKVCYLVTVFTGSRCGAGTRADVFMQLMGTEGASDVHCLSHPHFTTLYRGGINTFLLTTKRDLGDIHSIRVWHNNEGKSPSWYLSRVKVENLFSRHIWLFLCREWLCIDTSLDRTFRVTDPDQSIDRKDYFLIESAYRMGRDHTWFSIFSNNSSKTFSRLQRLSCCLAMLMASLLCNIMFFNLDRPEKLDSGEGNYVRSMMIGLESVLITLPLQILIIFLFTYSQRELRVTLEKVSPRKASSMELENLYWEEFLRRWYARESGDSSTKGALEPPTGKRPGLQKTAQALSVTRQQPKKKESRDSSTQETNINASNANTNNNQNVPSGVPPSPAGPTLELKEKSSFVLPSWCLHIAWVLVFATSIISSFFIIFYGLTYGYEKSMDWLFASFCSFCLSIFLVQTCKIILLSGFRSSSPKYCKNLSWESQFRYTEIELQSTLSPEEMGRRQEQIMEIQRSRMYQPLTEDEILIFKRKKAIKRRAFLFLCYVLTHFIFLALLLSLVALLRHTDSFYYNQFVRDRFSVDLGSVTKLEDIYRWLNSVLVPLVHNDPNPAILPDSSSKILGLPLLRQVRARPGDKLCLPADFAQTSMGREIHCHPSYGTDPEDTRSYSGLWNKVLKRPEDKNTDGFTYKPPEKIWGYVSHGLLHTYGSGGYAFYFFPEQQPFNSTVRLRELQSSEWLDEQTWAVILELTTFNPDVSLFCSISVVFEASQLGVVNTSLSVHSFSLADFDRETSAEIYLYVAILIFFLAYVVDEGYIIMQERASYVRSVYNLLNFALKCIFTVLIVLFFRKHFLATGIIRFYLSHPEDFIPFHAVSQVDHAMRIILGFLLFLTILKTLRYSRIFYDVRLAQRAIQAALPGICHITLVVSMYFFVFMVIGSLVFGQHEWNYSNLIHATQTIFFYCVPAFQNTEFSNNRVLGILFLSCFVLVMICVLINLFRAVILSTYKKMKQPVYEEPSDEAEAMTYLCRKLRAMFRFLTFQPRDEDEPEFFVNMLYGQPEKNSRRYLGLKTRNIKGKKMVYLVV